The following proteins come from a genomic window of Aspergillus oryzae RIB40 DNA, chromosome 4:
- a CDS encoding uncharacterized protein (aminopeptidase I zinc metalloprotease (M18)): MKPHELSQDKVFVSAFVTEPSEVHVQIGPAFDMTKRSVLDLRDSAMAYRLSAQLPEPSPATIATPVARSGPFAPEDYTKPYCEFMTANPTIFHAVDGFTRQLESQGYKRLPERETWNSKLEKGGKYYVTRNGSAFISFSIGRDYKSGNGMAIVAGHIDALTAKLKPVSKLPNKAGFSQLGVAPYAGALSDTWWDRDLSIGGRVLVQDSNTGKVESKLVKLDWPIARIPTLAPHFGAPSQGPFNKETQMVPIIGVDNSDLFQQQAPSKIDQDNGIKPGTFAATQPEKLVKVISKELGITDYSSIISWELELYDSQPAQVGGLDKDLIFAGRIDDKLCCYAAQEALLASSDSTSTSSIKMVGMFDDEEIGSLLRQGARSNFMSSVIERITEAFSPNYGPNVLSQTVANSFFVSSDVIHAVNPNFLGVYLENHAPRLNVGVAVSADSNGHMTTDSVSYGFIKRVADRCGSTLQVFQIRNDSRSGGTIGPMTSSRIGMRAIDVGIPQLSMHSIRATTGSLDPGLGVKLFKGFFDYFEEVDKEFADF; the protein is encoded by the exons ATGAAACCCCATGAACTCTCTCAGGACAAGGTGTTCGTTAGCGCATTCGTCACTGAGCCTAGCGAGGTCCATGTCCAAATTGGGCCAG CCTTCGACATGACCAAAAGGAGTGTCCTTGATCTCCGTGATTCTGCCATGGCTTATCGCCTGTCGGCCCAGCTTCCTGAGCCCTCCCCAGCCACCATTGCAACCCCAGTGGCGAGGAGTGGCCCCTTCGCCCCGGAAGATTACACGAAACCATACTGCGAATTCATGACAGCAAACCCCACGATCTTTCACGCCGTTGATGGTTTCACCAGGCAGCTCGAAAGCCAGGGATACAAGCGCCTTCCCGAGCGCGAGACGTGGAACTCCAAGTTAGAGAAGGGTGGGAAGTACTACGTCACTCGGAATGGTAGTGCTTTCATCTCATTCTCAATTGGAAGAGATTATAAAAGTGGCAATGGAATGGCCATTGTTGCAGGTCATATCGATGCACTCACCGCCAAATTGAAGCCCGTGTCCAAGCTGCCCAACAAGGCTGGCTTTTCCCAGCTCGGAGTTGCGCCCTACGCAGGCGCTCTGAGTGACACATGGTGGGACCGCGATCTCTCAATAGGTGGCCGTGTTCTGGTCCAAGACTCCAACACCGGGAAAGTCGAGTCCAAATTAGTCAAATTGGACTGGCCCATTGCTCGGATCCCAACCCTGGCACCTCATTTCGGGGCTCCCTCGCAAGGCCCCTTCAACAAAGAGACTCAGATGGTGCCTATAATTGGCGTTGATAACTCCGATCTtttccagcagcaagcccCATCCAAGATAGATCAAGACAACGGGATCAAACCTGGTACATTTGCAGCCACGCAACCGGAAAAGCTTGTCAAAGTCATATCCAAGGAGCTTGGTATCACAGACTACAGCTCGATTATAAGCTGGGAGCTGGAGCTGTATGACAGTCAACCAGCACAAGTTGGTGGCCTGGACAAGGACCTGATTTTTGCTGGTCGCATTGACGATAAGCTCTGCTGCTATGCCGCTCAGGAAGCTCTGCTTGCCTCATCCGACAGTACTTCAACTAGCTCTATCAAGATGGTCGGTATGtttgatgacgaggaaattGGAAGCCTGCTTCGCCAGGGAGCTCGATCCAACTTCATGAGCAGTGTCATAGAGCGTATTACGGAAGCCTTCTCACCCAATTACGGTCCTAACGTGCTGTCTCAAACTGTGGCGAACAGCTTCTTCGTGTCTTCGGACGTCATCCATGCGGTCAATCCGAACTTCCTTGGTGTCTATCTTGAGAACCATGCTCCCCGTCTGAACGTCGGTGTGGCCGTCTCGGCTGACTCTAACGGCCATATGACAACAGACAGTGTGAGCTACGGATTCATCAAGCGTGTCGCTGATCGATGTGGCTCGACCTTGCAGGTCTTCCAGATTCGTAATGACTCCCGTAGTGGCGGGACTATTGGACCCATGACCAGTTCTCGCATTGGCATGAGGGCCATTGACGTGGGGATC
- a CDS encoding zinc-dependent alcohol dehydrogenase (threonine dehydrogenase and related Zn-dependent dehydrogenases) gives MAASQAANIVEKVVGHNDNATVTTDVSNYNKGAYGQETGEKIKATTWQGKNSVQIVEMPKPRVVDEGDVIVKVTGSTICGSDLHLYHGVIPQLEKGDVLGHEFCGVVESVGPTVKKVKAGDRVVAAFPIACGECRNCKEQLTSACERTNENSITNAMYGKRTAGMFGYSHFTGGFAGGQAEYVRVPYGDVNLLQLPADVPDEKGLYLSDVLATAYHCVVDTGVKKGDVVAIWGGGPIGQMAAEYSFSQGATRVILIDGGEGAWRLDFVTSKIPKLETIDFSNLPRGESITSQLKKIVPGGPDVALECAAGEYAKGWAHYFEMLLGMETDTSEILNEMITAVRPFGRIGVTGVYAGYTNHFNIGALMQTGIRFIGNGQAPVQKYWEHLLELIRRQEINPLDMVTHRVSLENMPELYAAFEGRDKGMQKVYVQTRFSSPPAEGSPQLTEL, from the exons ATGGCCGCATCCCAAGCTGCAAATATCGTGGAAAAGGTGGTTGGACATAATGATAATGCCACCGTCACAACCGATGTGAGTAACTATAATAAGGGAGCTTATGGGCAGGAAACGGGAGAGAAAATCAAGGCCACGACATGGCAGGGAAAGAACAGTGTCCAAATCG TCGAGATGCCAAAACCAAGAGTTGTGGATGAGGGCGATGTGATAGTCAAGGTAACTGGTAGCACAATCTGTGGAAGTGACCTTCATCTATACCATG GTGTCATCCCCCAATTAGAGAAGGGCGATGTTCTCGGCCATGAGTTCTGTGGTGTTGTCGAAAGCGTGGGACCAACTGTaaagaaggtcaaggctggAGATCGCGTTGTTGCGGCTTTCCCAATTGCTTGTGGAGAATGCAGAAACTGTAAGGAGCAATTGACATCAGCCTGTGAACGGACGAATGAAAACTCCATTACGAATGCGATGTACGGTAAACGGACAGCAG GGATGTTCGGTTATAGCCATTTCACCGGAGGCTTCGCGGGAGGTCAAGCAGAGTACGTTCGTGTGCCTTACGGCGATGTTAATCTACTGCAGCTCCCAGCGGACGTTCCAGATGAGAAAGGTCTCTACCTTTCGGATGTCCTGGCAACCGCCTATCATTGCGTCGTTGATACGGGCGTGAAGAAAGGCGATGTTGTAGCCATTTGGGGCGGAGGCCCAATCGGCCAGATGGCTGCGGAATACAGCTTTAGCCAGGGGGCCACTCGTGTCATCCTTATCGACGGGGGAGAGGGAGCGTGGAGGTTGGATTTTGTCACGAGCAAGATACCAAAGCTTGAGACAATAGATTTCAGCAATCTACCAAGAGGAGAATCGATCACCTCCCAGCTAAAAAAGATTGTACCTGGAGGGCCAGATGTGGCGCTAGAATGTGCCGCAGGAGAGTATGCTAAAGGATGGGCACATTATTTCGAGATGCTCCTGGGAATGGAGACGGACACCTCGGAAATTCTGAATGAGATGATCACTGCTGTCCGGCCATTTGGACGAATCGGTGTAACCGGTGTCTATGCTGGCTAC ACGAACCACTTCAACATTGGTGCTCTCATGCAAACTGGTATCCGGTTCATCGGCAACGGCCAGGCACCAGTCCAGAAATACTGGGAACACCTCTTGGAACTCATACGGCGGCAAGAGATTAATCCATTGGACATGGTAACCCACCGTGTCTCACTGGAGAATATGCCGGAATTGTACGCGGCGTTCGAGGGACGAGACAAAGGTATGCAGAAGGTTTATGTGCAGACCAGGTTTTCATCACCTCCGGCGGAAGGATCACCCCAGCTGACCGAACTTTGA
- the hapX gene encoding bZIP transcription factor HapX (predicted protein): MATPAPSIAPAPTPAPLAPAIAAKPTISPSPGPGTPGSVTSKEWVIPPRPKPGRKPATDTPPTKRKAQNRAAQRAFRERRAARVNELEDQIKKIEEEHDIHVAAFKEQISNLSHEVEQCRNEMTWWRDRCHALEKEVSVERSAKEALVKEFRSSLSDKNAPAGRAPLTRVSARNSGSGRATNERSSPSNANSGSNDDEQEEVPLGCPSCSSTHCQCIEDAFAMPGVESLHSKRLSTTGQGRAEPEIKPDPEEMEIDFTTRFAAPQPQEDNATAVSSPAVDPCGFCQDGTPCICAEMAAQEEQRRQSFENNRLAPIQNLSQFTPPPSDGDVRSEVTLPSINQATNPCANGPGTCAQCLADPKSTLFCKTLAASRSASVASSGCCGGKGADGGCCQSRSSNPPRAAAAKSTSGRSTTPSLTLSCADAFTTLSRHPNFSRASDEISTWLPKLHTLPNPKDVASPDRCSSRAALEVEAASVMGVLRYFDRRFADK; this comes from the coding sequence ATGGCAACTCCCGCACCTTCAATAGCCCCTGCGCCCACTCCAGCTCCGTTGGCTCCCGCAATTGCCGCCAAGCCAACCATTTCACCGTCTCCCGGACCGGGTACACCCGGATCCGTCACCTCCAAGGAATGGGTTATACCACCACGTCCCAAACCTGGCCGGAAGCCTGCCACAGATACGCCGCCTACTAAACGTAAGGCGCAGAATCGTGCGGCCCAAAGAGCGTTCAGGGAACGTAGAGCCGCCCGCGTCAATGAGCTCGAAGACCAAATCaagaaaatcgaagaagagcacgATATTCATGTGGCAGCGTTCAAAGAGCAAATTTCAAATTTGTCTCATGAAGTCGAACAGTGCCGGAATGAAATGACATGGTGGCGCGACCGATGCCACgctctggagaaggaagtcTCGGTCGAAAGAAGCGCGAAGGAAGCCCTTGTTAAAGAGTTCCGGTCGTCGCTCTCAGATAAGAATGCCCCTGCGGGTAGGGCACCATTGACTCGTGTGTCTGCCAGAAACTCCGGTTCTGGACGAGCTACAAATGAAAGGTCTTCGCCGAGCAACGCCAACAGTGGTAGTAACGATGATGAGCAGGAGGAAGTGCCACTGGGCTGTCCTAGTTGTTCTTCTACACATTGTCAGTGTATTGAAGATGCATTTGCAATGCCGGGCGTTGAGTCATTGCATTCTAAGCGTCTTAGCACCACTGGACAAGGGCGTGCCGAGCCTGAGATAAAGCCCGACccggaggagatggaaatcGACTTTACCACACGGTTTGCCGCCCCTCAACCACAGGAAGACAATGCCACGGCTGTTTCATCCCCCGCGGTTGATCCGTGCGGCTTTTGCCAGGATGGAACCCCATGTATATGTGCGGAAATGGCAGCCCAGGAAGAGCAGCGTCGACAGTCCTTCGAGAACAACCGTCTTGCACCTATTCAGAACCTGTCTCAATTCACACCACCTCCCTCCGATGGCGACGTTCGCTCTGAAGTCACTCTGCCGTCCATTAACCAGGCAACCAACCCCTGTGCGAATGGCCCTGGCACCTGTGCCCAATGTCTTGCGGACCCGAAGAGTACCCTTTTTTGCAAGACGCTGGCGGCCTCCCGCTCCGCCAGCGTTGCCTCCTCCGGATGCTGCGGCGGTAAGGGCGCCGATGGCGGGTGTTGCCAGTCACGCAGTTCCAACCCTCCGCGTGCTGCCGCTGCCAAATCGACATCTGGTAGATCTACGACGCCATCACTGACCCTCTCTTGTGCTGATGCCTTCACGACATTGTCACGTCACCCGAACTTCTCCCGTGCCAGCGATGAAATTTCTACGTGGCTTCCTAAGCTTCATACATTACCGAATCCTAAGGATGTTGCATCACCTGATCGATGCTCCTCGAGGGCGGCACTCGAGGTCGAGGCAGCGAGCGTAATGGGCGTCTTGCGCTACTTTGATCGGAGGTTTGCCGACAAATAA